Proteins encoded together in one Dehalococcoidales bacterium window:
- a CDS encoding GNAT family N-acetyltransferase encodes MNNGNFTKSIGRKIAFFRTRTRVSVRDFGVWHTIFRGIMDIIFGKIFVYRKYIVYEKQLTPSAAPEIRNPAIQFSFLTANDSGMMAQIEDMSAISRDFIAERIGRTGFCIVAKNKESLAGFNLVSTGRTRIRYLNVVLNLAESDAWSEQITVSKEYRRGGLASDLRQMMFAHLAGRGYKRLIGGYVPFNVKSGLLARKLGFVETEKLTLLRIFGWKKLSRQSLVPGRAPALLLDTKSR; translated from the coding sequence ATGAATAACGGTAATTTTACCAAGAGTATCGGGCGGAAAATCGCGTTTTTCAGGACCAGGACCAGAGTATCGGTCAGGGACTTCGGGGTCTGGCACACGATTTTCCGGGGGATAATGGATATCATCTTCGGAAAGATATTTGTTTACAGGAAGTATATCGTCTACGAAAAACAGCTTACCCCGTCCGCCGCGCCGGAAATACGCAACCCGGCTATACAGTTTTCCTTTTTAACCGCTAACGATAGCGGCATGATGGCACAGATTGAAGACATGAGCGCCATCTCCCGCGACTTCATTGCCGAGAGAATAGGCCGTACCGGTTTCTGCATCGTGGCGAAAAACAAGGAAAGCCTGGCAGGCTTTAACCTGGTGAGTACCGGGAGGACCCGTATCCGCTACCTGAACGTAGTCCTGAACCTGGCCGAATCCGACGCCTGGTCCGAGCAGATAACCGTTTCCAAGGAATACCGGCGGGGCGGGCTGGCCTCAGACCTGCGGCAGATGATGTTTGCCCACCTGGCTGGCAGAGGCTATAAAAGGCTAATCGGCGGGTACGTTCCCTTTAATGTAAAATCAGGGCTGCTGGCCAGGAAGCTGGGATTCGTGGAAACCGAGAAACTGACGCTGCTAAGAATATTCGGATGGAAGAAATTGAGCCGGCAGTCCCTGGTGCCCGGCCGGGCGCCGGCGCTGCTGCTGGATACAAAGTCCAGGTGA
- a CDS encoding glycosyltransferase has translation MTAEYYHSDSSPGNIKNNPVNSIPRVSIIMPTYNRAGFLKEAIESVLNQTCGDYTLIIVDDGSTDNTREVVESFNDPRIRYIYKENGGVSSARNAGIKASDGEYVAFLDSDDIWLPENLEVKIKMLDAHPEAGLICSDSLVFEDSTGAVLGTTWGNKKFKYSANPTQASRQPLKELLFRSCFIQPPATIVRRRVFDTAGYFDEALATHEDWDIFIRIVQRFPIEVIDMPLLKVRRHSTSLSESQEKMYLGSVAAILKLIHNGTVTGDGLKLLKERLALEHFRYGRRALDSGKQATAKTALWAGIKLSPWHLKIYIYLIFSILGSREFQAIKSCKKLINRCLPRNHSSEGVCCDDSRSLSK, from the coding sequence ATGACGGCAGAATATTATCATAGTGACAGCTCACCCGGGAATATAAAAAACAACCCGGTGAATTCAATCCCCAGGGTGAGTATCATTATGCCCACTTATAACCGGGCAGGCTTCCTGAAGGAAGCAATCGAAAGTGTGCTCAATCAGACCTGCGGCGATTACACCCTTATAATCGTCGATGACGGCTCCACGGATAATACCAGAGAAGTAGTGGAAAGCTTCAATGACCCCCGCATCCGGTATATATACAAAGAGAACGGCGGGGTATCTTCCGCCCGCAACGCCGGCATCAAGGCGTCGGACGGGGAATACGTTGCCTTCCTGGACTCCGATGATATCTGGCTGCCGGAGAACCTGGAGGTTAAGATAAAGATGCTGGATGCCCACCCTGAAGCAGGCCTGATATGTTCAGACTCACTGGTATTCGAGGATAGCACCGGAGCCGTCCTCGGCACGACGTGGGGCAATAAGAAATTCAAGTATTCCGCCAACCCCACCCAGGCGTCAAGGCAGCCTTTAAAAGAGCTGCTTTTCCGTTCGTGTTTCATCCAGCCCCCGGCGACCATCGTGCGCCGCCGGGTCTTCGATACGGCCGGCTATTTCGACGAAGCACTCGCCACCCACGAGGACTGGGATATCTTCATACGTATCGTGCAGCGCTTCCCCATCGAGGTCATAGATATGCCGCTGCTTAAAGTCCGCCGGCACAGCACCAGCCTGTCAGAATCCCAGGAAAAAATGTACCTGGGGTCGGTTGCCGCCATCCTGAAGTTAATACACAACGGCACGGTTACCGGAGACGGCCTCAAACTACTAAAAGAAAGGCTGGCGCTGGAGCACTTCCGCTATGGCAGACGGGCCCTGGACAGCGGCAAACAGGCCACGGCTAAAACAGCGCTGTGGGCGGGTATCAAACTCAGCCCGTGGCACTTGAAAATATATATCTACCTTATTTTTTCCATACTTGGAAGCCGGGAGTTCCAGGCTATAAAATCATGTAAGAAACTAATAAACCGATGCTTGCCCCGGAATCACTCATCAGAAGGAGTTTGTTGTGATGACAGCAGATCCTTGTCAAAGTGA
- the uppP gene encoding undecaprenyl-diphosphatase UppP: MNFIQVIVLGIVQGLTEFIPVSSSAHLVIVPWLFNWADPGLTFDLALHLGTLVALLWFFRADWVRLIRAGVQSIARRKIGEDMDRRLFWFLVIATIPGVIVGYFAQSKIEDLFHKPDSPHTLGAMLAMAVIIALLGLLLFIAERIAKHRRGFNEVTIKDAVIIGLSQALAIFPGVSRSGSTITAGLALGLQRETAARFSFLLSTPIILGAGLKSIFDVQQELAAGQMAGSDVLLYILGFAVAAVSGYLCIKYLLRFLQKHSTDIFVYYRWLLAALIIAVALVKG; the protein is encoded by the coding sequence ATGAATTTTATTCAGGTTATCGTCCTGGGCATAGTACAGGGCTTGACGGAGTTTATACCCGTTTCAAGCTCAGCGCACCTGGTTATCGTTCCCTGGCTTTTCAACTGGGCCGACCCGGGGCTGACTTTTGATTTAGCGCTGCACCTGGGGACGCTGGTAGCCCTGCTCTGGTTCTTCCGGGCGGACTGGGTACGCCTTATCCGGGCCGGAGTGCAATCAATCGCCCGGCGGAAAATCGGCGAGGATATGGACCGGAGGCTCTTCTGGTTCCTGGTTATCGCCACTATTCCCGGCGTCATCGTCGGCTATTTCGCTCAGAGCAAAATCGAGGATCTGTTCCACAAGCCCGATTCGCCCCACACCCTGGGGGCGATGCTGGCCATGGCGGTTATCATCGCGCTGCTGGGACTGCTGCTGTTCATCGCCGAGCGCATCGCCAAACACCGCCGGGGCTTTAACGAGGTAACGATAAAGGACGCCGTGATAATCGGGCTTTCACAGGCGCTGGCGATTTTCCCCGGCGTATCACGTTCCGGCAGCACTATAACGGCCGGCCTGGCGCTGGGTTTGCAGCGGGAAACCGCCGCGCGTTTTTCTTTCCTGCTTTCCACGCCGATTATCCTGGGCGCGGGACTCAAGAGCATCTTCGACGTGCAGCAGGAACTGGCGGCGGGGCAAATGGCGGGGTCAGACGTACTGCTCTATATCCTGGGTTTTGCGGTGGCCGCGGTCAGCGGATACCTGTGCATCAAATACCTGCTGCGGTTTTTACAGAAACACTCCACGGATATCTTCGTGTATTACCGGTGGCTGCTGGCGGCGCTGATAATAGCGGTAGCCCTGGTCAAAGGATAG
- a CDS encoding glycosyltransferase, with protein sequence MAKITVMIPTYNYAQYLGAAIQSVLDQTYQDFEIIVVDDGSTDNTREVVDSFKDTRIRYIRQENRGVAAAANVAIKAATSEYITGIGADDLFLPQNLELKVKIMDARPELGMVYSDVYLFDDSTGETIGKLWRDPKGYYPWLDPIKAARNPLKEILYKGCFILIQAALIRREVFNKVGCYDESLPTHEDWELVVRILQNYPAEIIDMPLLKMRRHQSNLSDNQEKMYQGAVTALMKVIRSGTLTKQEQKVLRKRLFPQHIRYGRRALLEGRTAAARKALLAGIKINPQQPKPYAYLTFSLLGSRMFLTLNKWKKGLRRHAGNHRQPGETQPDDGRRE encoded by the coding sequence ATGGCGAAAATAACCGTAATGATACCCACGTATAATTACGCCCAATACCTGGGCGCAGCCATCCAGAGCGTGCTGGACCAGACTTACCAGGACTTTGAAATTATCGTGGTGGACGATGGCTCCACGGACAATACCAGGGAGGTCGTGGACAGTTTCAAGGATACACGCATCAGGTACATCCGGCAGGAAAACCGCGGCGTGGCGGCGGCGGCGAACGTGGCGATAAAGGCCGCCACCAGCGAGTACATTACCGGCATAGGCGCGGACGACCTGTTTCTGCCCCAGAACCTGGAGCTGAAAGTAAAAATAATGGATGCCCGCCCCGAACTGGGCATGGTCTATTCCGATGTTTACCTTTTCGATGACAGCACCGGAGAAACTATCGGCAAGCTATGGCGCGACCCCAAGGGTTATTATCCCTGGCTCGACCCGATAAAAGCAGCCCGTAATCCTTTAAAAGAAATCCTCTATAAAGGGTGTTTCATCCTGATTCAGGCGGCCCTGATACGCCGCGAGGTTTTTAACAAGGTGGGATGTTATGACGAATCCCTCCCTACCCATGAAGACTGGGAACTCGTAGTCCGTATTTTACAGAATTACCCGGCCGAGATAATAGATATGCCGTTACTTAAAATGCGCCGACACCAAAGCAATTTATCTGATAATCAAGAAAAGATGTACCAGGGAGCGGTGACCGCCCTCATGAAAGTGATACGCAGCGGCACACTCACCAAACAGGAACAAAAGGTATTAAGGAAAAGACTGTTTCCCCAGCATATCCGCTACGGGCGGAGGGCATTACTCGAGGGCAGAACGGCCGCGGCCAGAAAAGCACTTTTAGCCGGCATCAAGATTAATCCGCAGCAACCTAAACCATATGCTTACCTGACTTTTTCTCTGCTGGGCAGCCGGATGTTTTTGACACTAAACAAATGGAAGAAAGGTCTGAGACGCCATGCCGGGAACCACCGGCAACCGGGAGAAACACAACCTGACGACGGACGGAGAGAGTGA
- a CDS encoding glycosyltransferase, whose amino-acid sequence MPKVSVVIPINTRSHFLGEAIQSVLDQTLQDFEIIVVDNGLLENTGEVVEGFHDARIKYLRRDFRYIGMAQNIGFKAAAGEYITGLTADDLYLPRNLEMKAKLLDARPDVGLVCSDAYIFNHHTGDNICKLWGDPKGPYPWFDPARAVRQPLREVLANGCFFNVQAGMVRRTIFNEVGYFDESLPSHEDWEMCIRIVQRFPIEVINTPLLKIRQRRISYSLLQENDCIGGVAATRKLIRSGTLSRNERKLLKERMLPRHIHHGRTALQDGRTATARKALLAGIRLDPWNLKLYVYLLFSIPGIGKYLALRKWRRLAGRRLFRSRSAGGDCYHDGRILS is encoded by the coding sequence ATGCCTAAAGTCAGTGTAGTAATACCAATTAATACCCGCAGTCATTTCCTGGGTGAAGCTATCCAGAGTGTGCTCGACCAGACGCTGCAGGACTTCGAGATTATTGTGGTGGACAACGGCCTCCTGGAGAACACCGGGGAGGTGGTTGAAGGGTTCCATGACGCGCGCATCAAATACCTGCGCCGGGATTTCCGCTATATCGGCATGGCGCAAAATATAGGGTTTAAAGCCGCCGCGGGTGAATACATTACCGGCCTGACCGCGGATGATCTGTATCTCCCCCGGAACCTGGAAATGAAAGCCAAGCTGCTCGACGCCCGCCCGGATGTAGGACTGGTCTGCTCCGATGCCTATATATTCAATCATCATACGGGGGACAATATATGCAAACTATGGGGCGACCCGAAAGGCCCCTATCCCTGGTTCGACCCGGCCAGGGCCGTGCGACAGCCGCTGAGAGAGGTGCTGGCCAACGGGTGTTTTTTCAACGTACAGGCGGGCATGGTACGCCGGACAATTTTTAACGAGGTAGGCTATTTCGATGAATCTTTGCCCAGCCACGAGGACTGGGAAATGTGTATCCGCATCGTACAGCGTTTCCCCATAGAAGTAATTAATACGCCGCTGCTCAAAATCCGGCAGCGCCGCATCAGCTATTCCCTGCTCCAGGAAAATGATTGTATCGGAGGCGTGGCGGCCACCAGGAAACTAATACGGAGCGGCACGCTATCCAGGAACGAGCGTAAGCTGCTTAAAGAAAGAATGCTGCCCCGCCACATACACCACGGACGCACGGCATTACAAGACGGCAGAACGGCTACAGCCAGGAAAGCGCTGCTGGCGGGCATCAGGCTGGACCCGTGGAATTTAAAACTATATGTTTACCTTCTGTTTTCAATCCCGGGAATCGGTAAGTATTTGGCTTTAAGAAAATGGAGGCGGCTCGCGGGGCGCCGCTTATTCCGGAGTCGCTCAGCGGGAGGGGACTGTTATCATGACGGCAGAATATTATCATAG
- a CDS encoding Ig-like domain-containing protein — YFTGDGNNNNTATLEYRTPGGAWKTAPAMYKDTRATVTTGSKSQANPYLNTYRGSIFWLTTNTAYEVRVTFSDTDGVSGGNPVTGTVTTWNDNPPSNGSSYYVSPSGSDNNAGTEASPFKTIAKAASVAAAGSTVYFKAGTYNSGTTLTTSGTPANYITFRNYGSDKPVFTASIWVQAAYIRIKGLTFQNTPNTCIDVSGENMPAGSVTGDIVEDCIFINPALSNSDSAVRVDYGAQNVIIQRNSFTINFNDHEDKDGVYWWYPGDGIVCRNNTVTGTPWDGFGGGPENQFGYINNNDFYNNYISGAIDDGIQPDGDNLNTRVYNNVITNTFAGVSSCPVAIGPEYIFRNSISGLHYRNEAGDNEAFKLGDSSTGRIYFYHNTVYTTDLSDGAAATNGGLANVISRNNIYHVGWYVLEFGHYADAVNCNFDYDNLYTTRTDDRYVKWGEAKYSTLEAFIAGAGQEAHGMNISVTSELVNAAGDDLHLKAGSQFIDKGEVLPGFNDANSPWPYSGAAPDLGAFEYGSGGTSSNTAPVAANDSYNIYKDNVLNMPAPGVLSNDADANGDALTSALVSNVSHGALTLNSNGSFTYTPASGYTGTDSFSYRANDGKVNSNTATVTITISTPVNTAPVAVNDAYTTNKDTALVVSAPGVLANDTDINGDALTAVLAGNVSHGTLALNSSGAFVYTPASGYTGTDSFTYRASDGKANSNIAAVTITVNTAANTAPVASGDAYTTGKATTLIVSVPGVLANDTDANGDALTAFLTRNVYHGSLILNSNGSFTYTPYSSYTGTDSFTYRASDGKANSNTAMVTITITTPSNNAPVAVNNAYSADRNTALLVAAPGILANDTDANGDTLTAALTGSVSHGTLALNSNGSFTYTPATGYTGTDSFTYRANDGKTNSNTATVTINVKEPESGGGGGGGGGGGAMPGTIDISSMVNSTGQISQDVTVSSADNNVTLTVSKDTVALSVWGQPIYYLSVLESAYLAPPSSGDIISKVYNLGPSGTTFDRGITLTFKYDETIIPPGVAEEHLVISSWQSGEGWVDLPSIVDTVNNTITVQVNHFSEFAVLAYVRPANIQVSSVTVTPQECEFGNNVDIYVSIANAGDLAAEYEIMLYLDGVLAQTSAIALEGSSQATVIFSVTPGTAGEHQINIGGMTAGFTVQTPKAPAAFHPVTLNINPARVSPGDTVSIGLLVANSGDIPGIYVASLVIDGVVLEVKDISITAGNSATVSFSLASAGIGEHQVQIGGLTGAFTVTAPPPVDEPQVKLNDFSVTPLYETESGRLVSAAVMYQVDQPPAIVDINLVLKVFLDGALLETCPVLKTGQTIAPNGIGEVDYLPSAGWAVGEYSFALELSSGGSIVQTTPSQYLEVLSDEVNRPAGWKVPAITVGVTIPMMLLTILVLRRRQDSFSLGGEE, encoded by the coding sequence CTACTTCACCGGGGACGGCAATAATAATAATACCGCCACCCTGGAGTACCGCACCCCCGGCGGCGCCTGGAAGACCGCCCCGGCCATGTACAAAGACACCCGGGCGACCGTTACCACCGGCAGCAAGTCCCAGGCCAACCCCTACCTCAATACCTACCGGGGCAGCATCTTCTGGCTTACTACCAATACTGCCTATGAAGTCCGGGTAACCTTCAGCGATACGGACGGTGTTTCCGGCGGCAACCCGGTCACCGGCACCGTCACCACCTGGAACGATAACCCGCCGAGCAACGGCAGCAGCTATTACGTCTCTCCTTCCGGCAGCGATAATAACGCCGGCACGGAAGCTTCTCCTTTCAAGACTATCGCTAAGGCCGCCAGTGTGGCTGCCGCCGGCAGTACCGTCTACTTCAAAGCCGGTACTTACAATAGCGGCACCACCCTGACCACCTCCGGCACTCCTGCCAACTACATCACCTTCCGTAACTACGGCAGTGACAAGCCGGTCTTCACCGCCAGTATCTGGGTCCAGGCCGCTTATATCAGGATTAAGGGCCTGACCTTCCAGAATACCCCCAATACCTGTATCGACGTCTCCGGGGAAAACATGCCCGCCGGCAGCGTTACCGGGGATATCGTGGAGGACTGTATTTTCATTAATCCCGCCCTCTCCAACTCCGATTCCGCCGTCAGGGTAGACTACGGCGCCCAGAACGTCATCATCCAGAGAAACTCCTTCACCATCAACTTTAACGACCACGAGGACAAAGACGGCGTTTACTGGTGGTATCCCGGTGACGGCATCGTCTGCCGCAACAACACGGTGACCGGGACGCCCTGGGACGGCTTCGGGGGAGGTCCGGAAAACCAGTTCGGCTACATCAACAACAACGACTTTTATAACAACTATATCTCCGGGGCTATCGATGACGGCATCCAGCCGGACGGGGATAACCTCAATACCAGGGTATACAATAACGTCATCACCAACACCTTCGCCGGCGTTTCCAGCTGCCCGGTAGCCATCGGGCCGGAATACATTTTCCGCAACTCCATCTCCGGGCTGCACTACCGGAATGAAGCCGGTGACAATGAAGCCTTCAAGCTGGGAGACAGCTCCACCGGACGCATCTATTTCTACCACAACACTGTCTATACCACCGACCTCAGCGACGGCGCTGCCGCCACCAACGGCGGCCTGGCCAACGTGATTTCCCGCAATAACATCTATCATGTCGGCTGGTACGTGCTGGAGTTCGGGCATTATGCCGACGCCGTGAACTGCAACTTCGATTATGATAACCTCTACACCACCAGAACGGATGACCGTTACGTTAAATGGGGTGAAGCTAAATACAGCACACTCGAAGCTTTCATTGCCGGCGCCGGGCAGGAAGCGCACGGGATGAATATCAGTGTCACCAGTGAGCTGGTTAACGCGGCCGGCGATGACTTGCATCTCAAAGCCGGCAGCCAGTTCATTGATAAAGGCGAGGTACTGCCGGGCTTCAACGACGCCAACTCGCCGTGGCCTTACAGCGGCGCGGCCCCGGACCTGGGCGCTTTCGAATACGGCTCGGGCGGCACATCCTCGAATACCGCCCCGGTGGCGGCCAATGATAGCTACAACATTTATAAAGATAATGTCCTTAACATGCCTGCACCGGGGGTACTCTCGAATGATGCCGATGCCAACGGTGACGCGTTAACGTCCGCCCTGGTCAGTAATGTCAGTCACGGCGCGCTGACGCTGAACAGTAATGGTTCCTTCACCTATACCCCTGCTTCCGGCTATACCGGTACGGACAGCTTTTCCTACAGAGCTAATGACGGCAAGGTAAACTCCAATACCGCCACGGTGACCATCACCATAAGCACTCCGGTGAACACGGCGCCGGTGGCGGTGAATGATGCCTACACTACCAACAAAGATACCGCCCTCGTCGTGTCCGCCCCGGGCGTCCTGGCTAATGATACCGATATTAACGGGGATGCCCTCACGGCTGTCCTGGCGGGTAACGTCAGCCACGGTACGCTGGCGCTGAACAGCAGCGGTGCTTTCGTCTATACCCCTGCCTCCGGCTATACCGGCACGGACAGCTTTACTTACAGGGCCAGTGATGGTAAAGCCAACTCCAATATCGCTGCCGTGACCATTACCGTCAATACCGCGGCCAATACCGCCCCGGTGGCGTCAGGTGATGCCTACACTACCGGTAAGGCCACCACCCTGATTGTATCAGTCCCGGGCGTGCTGGCTAACGATACGGATGCCAACGGGGACGCGCTCACGGCTTTCCTGACCAGGAATGTCTACCATGGCTCGCTTATTCTGAACAGCAACGGCTCGTTTACTTACACGCCTTACTCCAGCTATACCGGCACGGACAGCTTTACCTACAGGGCAAGCGATGGCAAGGCCAACTCCAATACCGCCATGGTCACCATTACCATTACCACTCCGTCGAACAACGCGCCGGTGGCGGTAAACAATGCCTACAGCGCCGACCGGAATACCGCCCTCTTGGTGGCCGCCCCGGGCATTCTGGCTAATGATACGGATGCCAACGGGGACACGCTCACGGCCGCGTTGACCGGCAGTGTAAGTCACGGTACGCTGGCGCTGAACAGCAACGGTTCCTTCACCTATACCCCTGCCACGGGCTACACCGGTACGGACAGCTTTACCTACAGGGCCAATGATGGAAAAACCAACTCTAACACCGCCACGGTAACTATCAACGTCAAAGAGCCGGAAAGCGGCGGTGGTGGAGGTGGTGGCGGAGGTGGCGGCGCGATGCCCGGGACCATAGATATCTCGTCGATGGTAAACAGTACCGGTCAGATATCGCAAGACGTAACCGTGTCCTCGGCGGACAACAATGTCACCCTTACCGTGAGTAAAGATACCGTGGCTCTTTCGGTTTGGGGACAGCCGATATATTACTTGTCGGTGCTGGAGTCGGCTTACCTGGCGCCGCCGTCGAGCGGGGATATTATCAGCAAAGTTTATAACCTGGGCCCCAGCGGCACCACGTTCGACCGGGGCATAACCCTGACGTTTAAATACGATGAAACCATCATTCCCCCTGGCGTCGCCGAGGAACACCTGGTGATTAGCAGCTGGCAAAGCGGCGAAGGTTGGGTTGATTTGCCGAGTATTGTAGATACGGTCAATAACACCATTACCGTACAGGTAAACCATTTCTCCGAGTTTGCCGTACTGGCTTATGTCCGGCCGGCCAATATCCAGGTCAGCAGCGTGACCGTGACTCCCCAGGAGTGTGAATTCGGGAATAATGTGGATATATATGTCAGCATCGCTAATGCCGGCGACCTTGCCGCAGAGTACGAAATCATGCTTTATCTTGACGGCGTTTTGGCCCAGACCAGCGCCATCGCCCTTGAAGGCAGCAGCCAGGCAACCGTTATTTTCAGTGTCACGCCAGGGACGGCCGGGGAACACCAGATAAATATCGGCGGGATGACGGCTGGTTTTACCGTGCAGACGCCTAAAGCTCCGGCTGCTTTCCATCCGGTGACGCTTAATATCAACCCCGCCCGCGTCAGCCCCGGCGACACGGTGAGCATCGGCCTGCTGGTCGCCAATTCCGGTGACATCCCCGGGATTTACGTGGCGTCTCTGGTTATCGATGGTGTGGTGCTGGAGGTCAAGGATATCAGTATTACCGCCGGAAATAGCGCCACGGTCTCTTTCAGCCTGGCATCGGCGGGTATCGGCGAGCATCAGGTGCAAATCGGTGGCCTGACGGGGGCCTTTACTGTCACCGCGCCGCCGCCGGTGGACGAGCCGCAGGTGAAGCTTAATGACTTTAGTGTTACGCCCTTATACGAGACTGAAAGCGGTAGGCTCGTTTCCGCCGCCGTCATGTACCAGGTAGACCAGCCTCCCGCGATTGTTGACATAAATCTGGTGCTCAAGGTCTTCCTGGATGGCGCATTACTGGAAACCTGCCCGGTGCTTAAGACCGGCCAGACCATAGCCCCCAACGGCATCGGCGAGGTTGATTATTTACCTTCAGCGGGATGGGCAGTCGGCGAGTATTCCTTCGCTCTGGAGCTCTCCAGCGGCGGCAGTATCGTGCAGACCACGCCGTCTCAGTACCTGGAGGTATTGTCCGATGAGGTTAACCGTCCCGCCGGCTGGAAAGTCCCGGCCATAACTGTCGGGGTGACCATACCAATGATGTTACTGACGATTCTGGTGCTCCGCCGCCGCCAGGATAGTTTTTCTCTGGGTGGGGAAGAGTAG
- a CDS encoding glycosyltransferase: MPENEKMNTMEPISRVSVILPTYNRALYVGEAIQSVLDQTYKNFELIVVDDGSTDNTREVVNSYKDPRVRYLYKENGGVSSARNTGIKASDRDFIAFLDSDDLWLPENLEVKIKLLDAHPEAGLVCSDAYFLDNKTKANIGRLWGEKRFKYSANPTQAAQHPLKELLYRSCFIMPQATMLRRRVFETIGYLDESLPTSEDWDLFVRIVQRFPIEVIDMPLLKIRRHDDSLSRNQEKVYRGAVTAINKAIASGTFSRAELKLLKERLALEHCRYGRWSLLGDRQEDATKALFASIKINPLCFRPYAYLALSLFGTRRFRALRSWKKTLKHRAAVPARLVVARPAMAQSTVRAEDIKKAGAAAKVSVVIPTYNRAGLIAETIRSVLAQTLPEFEIIVVDDGSTDNTGEVVAAFKDPRVRYILQENAGVSAARNTGIKAAGGTYIAFLDSDDLLLEKALETSVQVLEKNPQAAFSYGKAYLMDEKQRIFGVREQREEGSYIRDGREEIKKAILNGNHVPTSTIMARRQYLEEIGLFDASFKGGSEDFDLWVRLAGSHQVAYIAEPLIKYRMHASSISRTQKLADMEKNNGAIFEKLFNNTASGGYFTPERTNVYFSLYSRLAKYAYGNRQMAVSRQYLFKALKTKPQWFRKRLWLPLVTQIGRTLIPPVILDSGHRSKRFLRSALRRLTAG, encoded by the coding sequence ATGCCTGAAAATGAAAAAATGAATACCATGGAACCGATATCCAGAGTAAGCGTGATTCTGCCTACTTACAACCGGGCGCTATATGTGGGCGAAGCCATTCAAAGCGTCCTCGACCAGACGTATAAAAACTTCGAGCTTATCGTAGTCGACGACGGCTCCACCGATAACACCAGGGAGGTCGTCAACAGCTATAAAGACCCCCGCGTCCGGTACTTATATAAAGAGAACGGCGGCGTGTCCTCCGCCCGCAATACCGGCATCAAGGCATCAGACAGGGATTTCATCGCCTTCCTAGACTCCGATGACCTCTGGCTGCCGGAGAACCTGGAGGTTAAAATAAAACTGCTGGATGCCCACCCTGAAGCAGGCCTTGTATGCTCGGACGCCTATTTCCTGGATAACAAAACCAAAGCCAATATTGGCAGGCTCTGGGGTGAAAAGAGATTCAAGTATTCCGCCAACCCCACCCAAGCCGCCCAGCACCCATTAAAAGAGCTGCTGTACCGGTCCTGCTTCATTATGCCCCAGGCCACCATGCTGCGCCGCCGGGTTTTTGAAACAATCGGCTATCTGGACGAATCACTCCCCACTTCCGAGGACTGGGACCTCTTCGTGCGCATCGTGCAGCGCTTCCCTATCGAGGTCATAGATATGCCGCTGCTCAAGATACGGCGGCACGATGACAGCCTGTCCAGAAACCAGGAAAAAGTGTACCGGGGAGCGGTGACCGCCATCAACAAGGCCATAGCCAGCGGCACTTTCTCCCGGGCGGAACTGAAACTATTGAAAGAAAGGCTGGCGCTGGAACACTGCCGCTACGGGCGATGGTCATTGCTCGGGGACAGGCAGGAGGATGCCACCAAAGCGCTGTTTGCCAGCATTAAAATCAATCCTTTGTGCTTCAGGCCATACGCCTATCTCGCCCTTTCCCTTTTCGGGACGCGCAGGTTCCGGGCTCTCCGCTCCTGGAAGAAGACTTTAAAGCACCGCGCCGCAGTACCCGCTCGGTTAGTTGTCGCCCGGCCGGCGATGGCGCAAAGCACTGTTAGGGCGGAGGATATCAAAAAAGCCGGCGCCGCGGCGAAAGTAAGCGTGGTCATCCCCACTTACAACCGGGCGGGCTTAATAGCGGAGACCATCAGGAGCGTCCTGGCGCAGACGCTGCCGGAATTTGAAATCATCGTGGTGGACGATGGCTCCACGGATAATACCGGGGAGGTAGTCGCCGCCTTCAAGGACCCCCGCGTGCGGTATATTTTACAGGAGAACGCCGGCGTTTCCGCCGCCCGCAACACCGGCATTAAAGCCGCTGGAGGCACGTACATCGCCTTTTTGGACTCCGACGATTTACTGCTGGAAAAAGCCCTGGAAACGAGCGTTCAGGTATTGGAGAAAAACCCGCAGGCGGCTTTCAGCTACGGCAAAGCTTACCTGATGGATGAAAAACAGCGCATCTTCGGGGTAAGAGAGCAGCGTGAAGAAGGCTCGTACATCCGCGATGGCAGAGAAGAAATCAAAAAAGCCATTTTAAACGGCAATCACGTGCCGACGTCCACCATCATGGCGCGCCGCCAATACCTTGAAGAGATCGGCCTGTTCGATGCTTCTTTCAAAGGCGGCTCCGAGGACTTCGACCTCTGGGTGCGCCTGGCCGGGTCTCATCAAGTAGCGTATATCGCCGAACCTTTAATCAAGTACCGCATGCATGCCAGCAGCATCAGCCGTACCCAGAAGCTGGCCGATATGGAAAAAAACAACGGCGCCATCTTTGAAAAGCTGTTCAATAATACAGCGTCCGGCGGCTATTTCACACCGGAACGCACCAACGTATATTTCAGCCTGTATTCCAGGCTGGCCAAATACGCCTACGGCAACCGGCAAATGGCGGTATCCCGGCAATACCTTTTCAAAGCTCTGAAAACGAAGCCGCAGTGGTTCCGGAAAAGGCTCTGGCTACCGCTGGTAACACAGATCGGACGGACACTGATTCCGCCGGTAATACTGGATTCCGGCCACAGGAGCAAGCGCTTTCTGAGGTCGGCGCTGCGCCGGCTTACCGCCGGATAA